CGGCAGGGCGACCTCGACAAGGCCAACGGAGACGTGAGCAACGCTCACAACCTCTCCGCGCAGGCCGCCGAGAACGAGAAGAAGTACAAGGTCGACGTCGACAAGTTCGCGAACGCGTCGTTCCTGTCCGGCGTGCAGATGAACAAACTGTCCGCGCTGCTGGCGGGCACGTCGACGCAGGAGTTCCTCGACCGTTCGTCGGCGCTGGACCAGATCGCCTCGCAGAAGGCCGCCGCGCTGGAGAAGCTCCAGGGCGCGGTCGACCAGGCCAAGGCCGCCGAGAAGCTGGCCGCCGACGCCGCGCAGCGGGCCACCGCGGCGCGCGACGCGGCGGCGAAGCTGACCGAGGACATCACGGCCAAGAAGAAGTCCCTCGACGACCAGGTCGCCGAGCTGAAGAAGACCTCGTCGGCGTTGAGCCAGGCCGACCGCAACGCGCAGAAGGACACCGGCGGCGACATCTCGGTGGACCTCGCGAACGCGGGCCCGGCCGCGGCGGCCGCCGTCCAGGCCGCGCTCAGCCAGCGGGGCAAGCCCTACGAGTGGGGCGCCACCGGGCCGAGCTCGTACGACTGCTCGGGCCTGATGCAGTGGGCCTACAAGCAGGCCGGGA
The nucleotide sequence above comes from Amycolatopsis sp. AA4. Encoded proteins:
- a CDS encoding NlpC/P60 family protein; the encoded protein is MQSHPVKRVVSGALAAASVIAIVTAAQPAGTAAASPLPVLQAPPDSGSDALAKYRDLAAQAEKANEDLLKAKDDLAARQGDLDKANGDVSNAHNLSAQAAENEKKYKVDVDKFANASFLSGVQMNKLSALLAGTSTQEFLDRSSALDQIASQKAAALEKLQGAVDQAKAAEKLAADAAQRATAARDAAAKLTEDITAKKKSLDDQVAELKKTSSALSQADRNAQKDTGGDISVDLANAGPAAAAAVQAALSQRGKPYEWGATGPSSYDCSGLMQWAYKQAGISLPRSSQQQSQTGTPVPRSQLQPGDLVFYYSPVSHVGMYIGNGMMVHAPTTGDVVKISPLQSQYVGARRVA